The following are encoded together in the Penicillium digitatum chromosome 3, complete sequence genome:
- a CDS encoding A.T hook-like: MMNYGGHPYHPQQSQQPQQQQHQAVQPQHPLGPQPQRQHAQSPLLGAGPTLPQHGSPFPGNKPIFRGQAQQNFTASQSPDMRKMTPTSGSLGGYPTSSSFGQFPGQFAAQSSPDLMSRGPDPMGLQNLQRGFNPMAHLRPQPGAAGVTHGHPMNVPSPQQVLNRLPHAGMQQRDGHTSASPSMASTSMFAINQQRQTQPQSQPQSPQQTHQQLQHQIQQQQFQQQRMEQQKQIQQQRLEQQQRLEQQQRLEQQRLEQQKELEQQKLDEQKMLEQQQQRLEQQRLEQQKQHQQRVEQQRLEHQKQQLEQQRLQKLQHQTQAHNPYQQQSPFSQHTQSPFHPSQYQQHQAQSQHQYAPHQTQFSQPQQTQFQQSPHQAQFQHYQGPHSGGVPSSQPPAPVVPTVTESPVMKTDESSPALKKKAKPKKAAPAQPQPVQTQAQPHALPQLNAPMAIPSAIPTQANGQGQIPAVTAVGGDQIATPPAKRRRGRPRKEEVAARLAAQAAQAAQNGESIPGVPQPGQASFTANMTPTAPGSVANMITKGTPILGPDGTPLKRKRGRPRKADQIAWAAATGQPLPPPKPRKPASAKPKAPGTGRPRGRPRKADVAAAAAAAAAAAASGEQTQAEANPQLGEGTDTTTVLNRATSSIDEEAHKRPGPTPPQMLQGQSLPQQQNLHIFQQNQASQAQANQHLGQPQVQHMHQQQNQHMSSQPGSHMPHSQSLAQQPGQPLSMPHMQMHHHSPVHPPRPLPHQPYLQSPMQQQMQHPMSSESPVHGMPGQQRRPPIPQRSQAPPPPAPQHEHQHTFQVQMQPQPT, from the coding sequence ATGATGAACTACGGTGGTCACCCATACCACCCTCAACAATCGCAGCAGCCTCAACAACAGCAACATCAAGCTGTCCAACCCCAGCATCCATTGGGTCCACAGCCTCAACGTCAGCATGCCCAGTCGCCTTTGCTAGGTGCTGGGCCGACGCTCCCACAGCATGGCAGTCCATTCCCAGGCAACAAGCCAATTTTTCGGGGGCAAGCCCAGCAGAACTTTACTGCATCGCAATCTCCCGACATGCGCAAGATGACCCCGACATCGGGATCATTAGGTGGGTACCCTACCAGCAGTAGCTTTGGCCAATTTCCGGGGCAGTTTGCGGCCCAGAGCTCCCCGGATCTGATGTCTCGCGGCCCAGATCCTATGGGGCTGCAGAACCTACAGCGTGGATTTAATCCGATGGCTCACCTCCGGCCGCAGCCGGGCGCAGCTGGTGTCACCCATGGTCATCCCATGAATGTCCCTTCGCCACAGCAGGTCTTGAATAGACTACCCCATGCAGGCATGCAACAGAGGGATGGCCACACCTCGGCCAGTCCGTCTATGGCTAGCACCTCTATGTTCGCCATCAATCAACAGCGACAGACTCAGCCGCAGTCACAACCGCAGTCACCTCAGCAGACACACCAACAGTTGCAACACCAGatccagcagcagcagttCCAGCAGCAAAGGATGGAGCAGCAAAAACAAATCCAGCAGCAGCGTTTAGAACAGCAGCAGCGTTTAGAACAGCAGCAACGCTTAGAACAACAGAGGCTCGAGCAACAGAAGGAGTTGGAACAGCAGAAGTTAGATGAGCAAAAGATGCtggagcagcagcagcaacgcTTAGAGCAACAGAGGCTCGAGCAACAGAAACAGCATCAGCAACGGGTGGAGCAGCAGCGGCTTGAGCACCAAAAGCAGCAATTGGAGCAGCAGAGGTTGCAAAAATTGCAGCACCAAACCCAAGCACACAACCCATATCAACAACAGTCACCCTTTTCCCAACACACCCAGTCTCCGTTCCACCCATCTCAATATCAACAACATCAGGCTCAATCGCAACATCAGTATGCCCCACACCAAACGCAATTCTCTCAGCCGCAACAGACGCAATTTCAGCAATCTCCGCACCAGGCTCAATTCCAGCATTACCAGGGACCGCATTCGGGTGGCGTACCCTCATCCCAGCCACCTGCGCCGGTTGTACCTACGGTCACGGAAAGCCCGGTGATGAAGACTGACGAGTCAAGTCCTGCActgaagaagaaagccaAACCTAAAAAGGCTGCTCCGGCTCAACCTCAGCCTGTTCAAACCCAGGCCCAGCCCCATGCTCTGCCTCAACTAAATGCCCCCATGGCCATTCCTAGCGCCATCCCCACCCAGGCCAATGGACAGGGCCAGATCCCTGCCGTAACCGCAGTTGGGGGTGACCAGATTGCCACTCCGCCTGCGAAGCGTCGTCGGGGAAGACCTAGGAAGGAGGAAGTTGCCGCCAGGCTTGCTGCGCAGGCCGCACAGGCTGCCCAAAATGGCGAGTCTATTCCAGGAGTACCTCAGCCAGGCCAGGCTTCATTCACTGCGAATATGACGCCAACTGCTCCCGGCTCCGTCGCAAACATGATAACTAAGGGGACGCCTATCCTGGGACCGGACGGGACTCCTTTGAAACGAAAACGTGGACGTCCTCGTAAGGCTGATCAAATTGCGTGGGCAGCTGCAACGGGTCAACCTTTGCCGCCGCCCAAACCAAGAAAGCCAGCTTCGGCCAAACCAAAGGCACCTGGCACCGGCCGACCGCGCGGGAGACCTCGCAAGGCTGATGTGGCTGCTGcagccgccgccgccgccgccgccgccgccagTGGAGAACAGACGCAAGCAGAGGCCAACCCCCAATTGGGCGAGGGCACAGATACAACGACGGTCTTGAACCGTGCAACCTCTTCGATCGATGAAGAAGCGCATAAACGGCCCGGCCCGACCCCACCGCAGATGCTTCAAGGCCAGTCTCTGCCGCAACAGCAGAACCTCCACATTTTCCAGCAGAATCAAGCATCACAGGCCCAGGCAAATCAACATCTTGGGCAGCCACAAGTCCAGCATATGCACCAGCAACAGAATCAACACATGTCCTCGCAACCTGGCTCTCATATGCCACATAGTCAATCACTAGCCCAGCAGCCTGGCCAGCCACTCTCCATGCCTCACATGCAAATGCATCACCATTCTCCTGTCCACCCGCCGCGGCCCCTTCCTCATCAGCCATATCTTCAATCACCGATGCAACAACAGATGCAGCACCCGATGTCGTCCGAGTCCCCTGTCCACGGGATGCCAGGACAACAGCGCAGACCTCCGATTCCACAACGGAGCCAGGCCCCTCCCCCACCCGCACCACAGCATGAACATCAGCATACCTTCCAAGTCCAGATGCAGCCGCAACCAACCTAG
- a CDS encoding FAD-binding monooxygenase, putative gives MVGQALTSVAIVGGGPGGLGTAIALSELPFLKVTLYEKNTEPREAGAGISLSTNAWRVLDLLGASEGVKGGSKSNTHQRNAYTGKVLNVTEHPENSAADSRGAIRARRTRLQSALLSRVPEGLIQFDKKVVSLENLTSRGVRLVFQDQTEAIADIVVGADGLHSVVRKTLLPEHQLHFTGNSAFRVLVPKSHLAHIPDITTTTSWWWGEAGHVYLSDVDDKEEIKDPLFEITVRSYREPEVSGKTVFWGIPATNEKVGSRVEKYDQRLRDAISAVTEGEWREFATFAGPRLDKITYWDKVALIGDSSHPLSGAFGSGATFAMEDGWILARALELTQLFSRPARDALKIFDQIRSPYYTKMYQHLDEIRDKARRLQAEEKDFDVLLQAKIDSFLYGDKDFIYQNDIKKVWEEYLTAQQAGF, from the exons ATGGTCGGACAGGCATTGACATCTGTTGCTATTGTTGGTGGCGGACCCGGAGGATTAGGAACGGCGATTGCTCTCTCGGAACTACCGTTTCTGAAGGTGACTCTGTACGAGAAAAACACAGAGCCCCGAGAAGCCGGTGCCGGCATCAGCTTGAGCACGAATGCGTGGAGAGTTCTGGATTTACTTGGAGCTAGCGAGGGAGTCAAGGGTGGCTCCAAATCTAACACACACCAAAG AAATGCCTATACAGGCAAGGTTTTGAACGTCACTGAACATCCAGAAAATTCGGCTGCAGATTCCCGCGGAGCAATCCGTGCTCGCAGGACCCGACTGCAGTCAGCTCTCTTGTCGAGAGTGCCCGAGGGCTTGATTCAATTTGATAAGAAGGTTGTTTCTTTGGAGAATCTTACAAGTCGGGGAGTTCGTTTGGTTTTCCAGGATCAAACAGAGGCGATCGCAGACATTGTCGTCGGAGCGGATGGACTACACTCT GTTGTCCGTAAGACCTTGTTGCCTGAACACCAGCTTCACTTCACGGGCAACAGTGCGTTCCGTGTTCTTGTTCCGAAATCTCATCTGGCTCATATCCCAGATATCACGACTACAACGTCATGGTGGTGGGGTGAAGCCGGCCATGTATATCTCTCCGATGTAGATGATAAggaagagatcaaagatcCGCTGTTTGAAATCACTGTTCGCTCCTATCGTGAGCCTGAGGTCTCCGGGAAGACGGTCTTTTGGGGCATCCCTGCAACCAACGAGAAAGTGGGGTCGCGTGTTGAG AAATATGATCAAAGACTAAGAGACGCAATAAGCGCGGTGACTGAAGGGGAGTGGAGGGAGTTTGCGACATTCGCTGGTCCTCGTCTGGATAAGATTACCTACTGGGATAAAGTCGCCCTCATCGGAGATTCCAGCCACCCTCTTTCTG GCGCGTTTGGCTCTGGAGCGACATTTGCCATGGAGGATGGTTGGATCCTCGCCCGCGCACTTGAACTTACGCAGCTTTTCTCTCGTCCTGCACGGGATGCTCTCAAAATCTTTGACCAGATTCGGTCTCCGTACTATACTAAGAT GTATCAGCATCTAGACGAAATCCGCGATAAGGCGCGAAGGCTCCAAGCAGAAGAGAAAGATTTTGATGTCCTTTTGCAAGCCAAGATTGACTCTTTCCTCTATGGAGACAAGGATTTTATTTATCAAAACGACATTAAGAAAGTGTGGGAAGAATATCTCACAGCACAGCAGGCAGGGTTTTAG